One window of the Benincasa hispida cultivar B227 chromosome 3, ASM972705v1, whole genome shotgun sequence genome contains the following:
- the LOC120074246 gene encoding enolase gives MATIKSVKARQIFDSRGNPTVEVDIVLSDGTLARAAVPSGASTGIYEALELRDGGSDYLGKGVSKAVENVNAIIGPALVGKDPTEQAQIDNFMVQQLDGTVNEWGWCKQKLGANAILAVSLAVCKAGASVKKIPLYQHIANLAGNNHLVLPVPAFNVINGGSHAGNKLAMQEFMILPVGASSFKEAMKMGVEVYHHLKSVIKKKYGQDATNVGDEGGFAPNIQENKEGLELLKTAIAKAGYTSQVVIGMDVAASEFYGSDKTYDLNFKEENNDGSQKISGDALKDLYKSFASEYPIVSIEDPFDQDDWEHYSKMTSEIGDKVQIVGDDLLVTNPKRVEKAIKEKTCNALLLKVNQIGSVTESIEAVKMSKRAGWGVMASHRSGETEDTFIADLSVGLATGQIKTGAPCRSERLAKYNQLLRIEEELGSAAVYAGVNFRKPVAPY, from the exons ATGGCTACAATCAAATCCGTCAAGGCAAGGCAGATCTTCGACAGCCGTGGAAATCCCACCGTGGAG GTCGATATCGTGTTGTCTGATGGGACCTTGGCCAGAGCAGCTGTTCCGAGTGGCGCATCCACTG GTATTTACGAAGCACTTGAGTTGAGAGATGGAGGGTCTGACTACCTCGGCAAAGGTGTTTCGAAG GCTGTTGAGAATGTCAATGCAATTATTGGCCCTGCATTGGTTGGAAAG GACCCAACTGAGCAGGCCCAGATTGACAACTTCATGGTTCAACAACTCGATGGAACTGTTAACGAGTGGGGATGGTGCAAGCAAAAG CTTGGTGCAAATGCCATCCTTGCAGTGTCTCTTGCTGTCTGCAAAGCTGGTGCTAGCGTGAAGAAAATTCCTCTGTACCAG CACATCGCCAACCTTGCTGGTAACAACCACTTGGTTCTTCCCGTACCTGCATTCAATGTCATTAACGGAGGATCACATGCAGGAAACAAGCTTGCAATGCAG GAGTTCATGATTCTACCAGTTGGAGCTTCTTCATTCAAAGAGGCCATGAAGATGGGAGTGGAAGTTTACCACCATTTGAAG TCTGTCATCAAGAAGAAGTATGGACAGGATGCAACAAATGTTGGTGATGAAGGTGGATTCGCTCCTAACATTCAG GAAAACAAGGAAGGTCTTGAATTGCTTAAAACTGCAATTGCGAAAGCTGGTTATACTAGCCAG GTTGTTATTGGAATGGATGTTGCTGCATCTGAATTTTATGGGTCAGACAAGACCTATGATTTGAACTTCAAAGAGGAG AACAATGATGGCTCACAGAAGATTTCAGGAGATGCTCTCAAGGACCTTTACAAGTCTTTTGCCTCTGAATATCCTATTGTGTCTATCGAAGATCCATTCGACCAAGATGACTGGGAGCACTACTCGAAGATGACCAGTGAAATTGGAGACAAAGTTCAAATTGTCGGAGATGATCTCTTGGTCACCAACCCCAAG AGGGTGGAGAAGGCAATCAAGGAAAAGACTTGCAATGCCCTTCTTCTCAAGGTTAACCAAATTGGATCTGTCACAGAGAGTATTGAGGCTGTTAAAATGTCGAAACGTGCCGGTTGGGGAGTAATGGCCAGCCACCGAAG TGGAGAAACAGAGGATACTTTCATTGCTGATCTCTCTGTCGGCTTGGCAACG GGCCAAATCAAAACTGGTGCTCCATGCAGATCAGAACGACTTGCTAAATACAACCAG CTGTTGCGTATTGAAGAGGAGCTCGGCTCAGCAGCAGTCTATGCAGGAGTTAACTTCCGCAAGCCTGTTGCACCATACTAG